The following proteins come from a genomic window of Thermoproteus sp.:
- a CDS encoding ACT domain-containing protein, with the protein MLNREIYLIVNNLGGKIGEFLVELNFDQPGILAALSNVFADNNANILNIALDSGRTKIHFIVDVTSVEEQDLDELPKRLGMFAFVKRVHYRLVSKRIFVPRWIVHVINNEPSIAVERDFVAKLTDLDKMAADMAKRDAEIIKSALQDGDIEELHEAAYVVQLRGLATVQEDNSTANVVNLKYCRTVYPLFRRYIDVFMSSVSNRGYRLLDEGGCVRLQIA; encoded by the coding sequence ATGCTGAATCGTGAGATCTACCTCATTGTTAATAATCTCGGTGGAAAGATAGGCGAATTTCTGGTCGAATTAAATTTCGACCAGCCTGGGATATTAGCAGCTCTCTCTAACGTGTTCGCCGACAACAATGCAAATATACTAAACATCGCGTTGGACTCAGGCAGGACTAAAATACACTTCATTGTGGACGTGACGTCGGTTGAGGAACAAGACCTCGACGAGCTCCCCAAGAGGCTAGGCATGTTCGCCTTCGTCAAGAGGGTTCACTACAGGCTGGTCTCCAAGAGGATCTTCGTCCCTAGGTGGATAGTACATGTAATAAACAACGAGCCGTCGATAGCGGTAGAACGGGACTTTGTGGCTAAGTTGACGGATCTAGACAAGATGGCGGCCGATATGGCCAAGAGGGACGCAGAGATAATAAAATCGGCGTTGCAGGATGGCGACATTGAGGAGCTACACGAAGCCGCCTATGTGGTCCAATTGAGAGGTCTGGCGACCGTACAGGAGGACAACAGCACGGCCAACGTGGTGAACCTCAAATATTGTAGGACTGTATATCCCCTATTCCGTAGATATATCGACGTGTTTATGTCCTCGGTCTCCAATAGGGGATATAGGCTGTTAGACGAAGGCGGTTGCGTCAGACTTCAAATAGCTTGA
- a CDS encoding RimK family alpha-L-glutamate ligase, with the protein MDIGIIRPYEVEFHPGDVADLEEAIAKRGHRPLRIYVDMIEIRLGKSVEVWQGIGRGEPSKIEVPGAVLRHLGIFRDFEQFSYRIFAARALELAGTFVVNPVMSWLIASDKLASSLALLKAGLPVPPTTATENMFAAYRAVSNFGEVVVKPLRGSMGYGVFRLDDPDVAMHVFSMLTNLNKPFYVQKYLEKNGGDYRVVVVGDRAIGAEFRRSESWKSNVAQGARPERAELTQELEELAVRAVKALGLEYGGVDIAETKDGYYIFEVNPTMSWQGFKAATGINPAEYIIDRLIELLKK; encoded by the coding sequence GTGGATATAGGGATAATAAGGCCCTACGAAGTGGAGTTCCATCCGGGCGACGTGGCAGACCTAGAGGAGGCCATCGCAAAGAGGGGCCATAGGCCCTTGAGGATCTATGTAGACATGATAGAGATAAGGCTCGGGAAGTCGGTCGAGGTCTGGCAAGGCATAGGCAGAGGGGAGCCGAGCAAAATAGAGGTGCCCGGCGCCGTCTTGAGGCATCTGGGTATATTTAGAGACTTCGAGCAGTTCTCATACAGGATATTCGCCGCGAGGGCCCTAGAGCTCGCTGGCACTTTTGTGGTGAACCCCGTGATGAGCTGGCTGATCGCCAGCGACAAGCTGGCGAGCTCTCTGGCGCTCCTAAAGGCCGGCCTGCCCGTGCCTCCAACTACTGCCACCGAGAACATGTTTGCGGCGTATAGGGCGGTCTCGAACTTCGGCGAGGTCGTGGTCAAGCCGTTGAGGGGCAGTATGGGCTACGGCGTGTTTAGGCTGGACGACCCCGACGTCGCCATGCACGTCTTTTCCATGTTGACAAATCTAAATAAGCCGTTTTATGTACAGAAATATTTAGAGAAGAATGGAGGCGACTATAGAGTCGTAGTAGTGGGCGATAGGGCCATAGGGGCCGAGTTCAGGCGGTCCGAGAGCTGGAAGTCCAACGTGGCTCAGGGCGCGAGGCCAGAGCGAGCCGAGCTGACCCAAGAGCTCGAGGAGCTGGCCGTGCGGGCCGTCAAGGCGTTGGGGCTCGAATATGGCGGCGTCGATATAGCTGAGACTAAAGACGGCTATTATATATTTGAAGTGAACCCCACCATGTCTTGGCAGGGCTTTAAGGCCGCTACTGGGATAAACCCCGCTGAATATATAATCGATAGGCTCATCGAGCTGTTAAAGAAGTAG
- a CDS encoding Fur family transcriptional regulator, which yields MEQTAPYAILKEKGYRLTPQRIEVIKLVLEKLERREHPTFNDILNEVKMKMPSISASTVYNILKLLEENGVIVSFENGGRTYYDKVDPHINVICIDSNRIMDIHDEEILNKLRNAGLTPVSITVKAVCGK from the coding sequence GTGGAACAAACAGCTCCATATGCCATATTGAAGGAGAAGGGATATAGGTTGACCCCACAAAGGATTGAAGTAATAAAGTTAGTGTTGGAAAAACTTGAAAGGAGGGAGCACCCTACGTTTAACGATATATTGAATGAAGTGAAAATGAAGATGCCTAGCATAAGCGCTAGTACTGTCTACAATATCCTCAAATTACTTGAAGAAAATGGGGTAATCGTTTCTTTTGAAAACGGCGGGAGGACCTACTACGATAAGGTAGATCCTCACATCAATGTGATATGTATTGATTCCAATAGGATAATGGACATACACGACGAAGAGATATTAAATAAATTGAGGAATGCAGGACTCACACCAGTCTCAATAACCGTAAAGGCCGTATGCGGCAAGTGA
- a CDS encoding adenosine-specific kinase, with the protein MSLKIDIVDVPIPEGTNVIIGHAHFIKTVEDLYEALVNSVPGIKFGLAFCEASGKRLVRHEGNDEELRRLAIETALKIGAGHTFVIYIKNAYPINVLNAIKNVPEVVRIHAATANPLKVLVAEVEPERRGVIGVVDGHSPLGVEDAANREERKAFLRKIGYKL; encoded by the coding sequence ATGTCTTTGAAGATAGATATAGTCGATGTGCCGATCCCCGAAGGGACTAACGTCATAATAGGCCATGCTCACTTCATAAAGACGGTGGAGGACCTATATGAGGCGCTTGTAAATAGCGTCCCTGGCATAAAGTTCGGGCTGGCCTTCTGCGAAGCCTCCGGCAAGCGCCTCGTGAGGCATGAAGGTAACGACGAGGAGCTACGGAGGTTGGCCATAGAGACGGCGCTTAAAATAGGCGCCGGACATACCTTCGTTATATATATCAAGAACGCGTACCCTATAAACGTTCTGAATGCCATCAAGAACGTGCCTGAGGTGGTGAGAATACACGCCGCCACCGCTAACCCGTTGAAAGTATTGGTAGCCGAGGTGGAGCCCGAGCGGCGAGGCGTAATTGGCGTGGTGGACGGCCACTCGCCTCTAGGCGTCGAGGACGCCGCAAATCGTGAGGAGAGGAAGGCATTTTTAAGGAAGATAGGCTATAAACTATAA
- a CDS encoding DEAD/DEAH box helicase gives MEFLSAILGDPAREVVYIKSERPEPLETCCAVESVLRPEVASLFRSLGIERLYGYQYDAIQSIRSGKDTVIIAGTGLGKTEAFLAPILEESLDTFKTPLALIMYPTKALARDQLGRIRALADRLGVRAMVYDGDTDQRERRILYQTPPHIIVTNPDMVSQALMYVSKFRQLISRTRYLVLDDFHTYSGVLGSHMYYLLKRIGRFVKPQFVATSATLGNPAEFAELLLGRKVEVVQGPRGRRGELVQILIKPRFRSKWAEAAALAGLCIDNDMKCLVFTDSHKYSEMIYRALRLQGKAEGAAVHRAGLAPEERTWVEDAFKKGEINVVIATPTLELGIDIGDIDAVVLASVPPTYNRYLQRVGRVGRRGQTGYVLQILGNDPISNYYRNNPEDFFSRSPEPLGLERENDDIASLHVLAMALDRPIREDELDPYSSAILKRLVDEGYLERAGRFYRVTRRGREKLSELSLRGSPQVVKIKRADGKVIGHRELPLALYELHPEAIYMHGGSTYLVKSLDVERRTAYVEPIDAEDLATQALEDMEPHIEEVLEEGKVEGVPYQYGKLKIKITVYGYALKRFTTDETLGEYPIDPISYEFRTKGAVFYMPLLRFSQNDAVDWEERAKGYHATEHVMISASEIVVGAAKTDLGGISYPDGVIVIYDSHVGGNGTSKLLLRNFRRVLEVALRITRGCDCVDGCPKCVYSPYCGNNNKMLSRRNSIKVIETVLSRRGEISAREIPKEKGIV, from the coding sequence GTGGAGTTCTTATCGGCAATACTCGGCGACCCGGCAAGAGAGGTTGTTTATATAAAGTCGGAGCGCCCCGAGCCCCTAGAGACTTGTTGCGCAGTCGAGTCAGTCTTGAGGCCGGAGGTCGCGTCGCTCTTTAGGAGCTTAGGGATAGAGAGGCTTTACGGCTATCAGTACGACGCCATCCAAAGCATTAGGTCGGGAAAGGACACCGTCATAATTGCGGGAACCGGCCTCGGCAAAACCGAGGCGTTTCTGGCCCCAATACTGGAGGAAAGCCTGGACACCTTCAAGACGCCCTTGGCGCTTATAATGTACCCCACAAAGGCCCTTGCGCGAGACCAATTGGGCCGCATAAGGGCTCTGGCGGATAGACTGGGGGTTAGGGCTATGGTCTACGACGGGGATACAGATCAGCGCGAGAGGAGGATATTGTACCAAACACCGCCTCACATAATAGTGACGAATCCCGACATGGTGAGCCAAGCCCTTATGTACGTCTCGAAGTTCCGCCAACTCATATCGCGGACGAGATATCTAGTACTCGACGATTTCCACACATACAGCGGGGTCCTGGGCTCCCATATGTACTATCTGCTTAAGAGGATAGGGCGTTTCGTAAAGCCGCAGTTCGTGGCTACTTCGGCCACTTTGGGCAATCCGGCCGAGTTCGCCGAGCTCCTACTGGGCAGAAAAGTCGAGGTGGTCCAGGGGCCTAGGGGGAGGAGAGGCGAGTTGGTTCAGATATTGATAAAGCCCAGGTTTAGGTCTAAATGGGCCGAGGCCGCGGCTTTGGCCGGTCTCTGCATCGACAACGATATGAAGTGTCTAGTCTTTACGGACAGCCATAAATACAGCGAGATGATATACAGAGCTCTGAGGCTTCAGGGCAAGGCTGAAGGCGCTGCGGTCCATAGGGCCGGGCTGGCCCCCGAGGAGAGGACTTGGGTTGAAGACGCCTTCAAGAAGGGCGAAATAAACGTGGTTATAGCCACGCCGACGTTAGAGCTCGGTATAGATATAGGCGATATAGATGCGGTGGTTCTGGCGTCCGTGCCGCCTACCTACAATAGGTACCTACAGAGGGTGGGAAGGGTCGGCAGGAGGGGGCAGACGGGCTACGTGTTGCAGATTTTAGGCAACGACCCAATATCGAATTATTATAGGAATAACCCGGAGGACTTCTTCTCTAGGTCGCCCGAGCCTCTAGGGCTCGAGAGGGAAAACGACGACATAGCTTCATTGCATGTATTGGCCATGGCGCTGGATAGGCCCATAAGAGAGGACGAGCTGGACCCCTACTCCTCGGCGATATTAAAGAGATTAGTCGACGAGGGCTATTTGGAGAGGGCTGGGCGGTTCTATAGGGTTACGCGGAGGGGCCGCGAGAAACTCTCAGAGCTGTCCCTAAGAGGTAGTCCCCAAGTTGTTAAGATAAAAAGGGCCGACGGGAAGGTCATAGGCCATAGGGAGCTCCCGTTGGCGCTCTACGAGCTTCACCCGGAGGCCATCTACATGCACGGAGGCTCCACCTATCTGGTCAAATCCCTCGATGTGGAGAGGAGAACGGCCTACGTGGAGCCTATAGACGCCGAGGATCTAGCCACACAAGCTCTGGAAGACATGGAGCCCCATATAGAGGAGGTGTTAGAGGAGGGAAAAGTCGAGGGCGTGCCCTATCAGTACGGCAAGCTCAAAATAAAGATTACCGTATACGGCTATGCGCTGAAGCGATTTACCACCGACGAGACGTTAGGCGAATACCCCATAGACCCCATCAGCTACGAATTCCGCACCAAGGGCGCCGTCTTCTACATGCCCCTATTGAGATTCAGCCAGAACGACGCCGTGGATTGGGAGGAGAGGGCCAAGGGCTATCACGCCACGGAGCACGTAATGATATCGGCGTCAGAGATAGTGGTAGGCGCTGCTAAAACCGACCTAGGAGGCATCAGCTATCCCGACGGCGTCATAGTTATATATGATTCGCATGTTGGCGGCAACGGCACGTCGAAACTCCTATTGAGGAACTTCAGGAGGGTACTGGAGGTCGCATTGAGGATAACTCGCGGATGTGACTGCGTTGACGGTTGCCCCAAATGCGTCTACTCGCCCTATTGCGGAAACAACAACAAGATGCTCTCAAGGAGGAACAGTATAAAGGTCATAGAGACAGTGTTGAGTAGACGCGGCGAAATCTCCGCCAGAGAGATCCCGAAGGAAAAGGGGATAGTCTAG
- a CDS encoding 50S ribosomal protein L15e → MAKSAYAYMAMWYSKEGREVEEKVLRARLIEWRKQPAIVRIERPTRLNRARALGYKAKQGIVVVRVRVRRGPFNRRRPDSGRRPKRMGVYGITLWKSWQQVAEERAARRYPNLEVLGSYWVADDGMYRYFEVIMIDPNAPTIKNDPDYAGIVGRESKRRWKARRLRQRQKRLIEKLRQTLLPKLKGEEK, encoded by the coding sequence ATGGCCAAATCGGCATATGCGTACATGGCCATGTGGTACTCCAAGGAGGGCCGCGAGGTGGAGGAGAAGGTGTTGAGGGCTAGGCTCATAGAGTGGCGTAAACAGCCGGCAATAGTGAGGATAGAACGCCCCACTAGGCTCAATAGGGCCAGGGCGCTGGGCTACAAGGCCAAACAGGGCATCGTCGTGGTGAGAGTCAGAGTTAGGAGGGGACCCTTCAATAGGAGGAGGCCCGACTCGGGGAGGAGACCTAAGAGGATGGGAGTCTACGGCATAACTCTATGGAAGAGCTGGCAACAAGTGGCCGAGGAGAGGGCGGCGAGGCGTTACCCCAACTTGGAGGTGTTGGGTAGCTACTGGGTCGCCGACGACGGCATGTATAGATATTTCGAGGTAATCATGATTGACCCCAACGCCCCCACCATAAAGAACGACCCCGATTACGCCGGCATTGTGGGTAGGGAGTCTAAACGTAGGTGGAAGGCCAGAAGGTTGAGGCAGAGACAAAAGAGGCTCATAGAGAAATTACGCCAGACCCTCCTCCCCAAGCTTAAGGGGGAGGAGAAGTGA
- a CDS encoding RNA-binding domain-containing protein, which translates to MRCFAEISVLVHATEDLDKVYGALLRTFGELPYVIEPLEGHYGNPIYLITAFMDDCRPLLSKLCPLLAGRGLEPRGELYVRLDKQRLARGELALSNSDDVVRIRIKGGKCGEGN; encoded by the coding sequence GTGAGATGTTTTGCTGAGATAAGCGTATTGGTACACGCCACGGAGGATTTAGATAAGGTATACGGCGCGTTGTTGCGAACTTTTGGCGAGCTACCCTATGTGATAGAGCCCCTCGAGGGCCACTACGGAAATCCCATATACCTCATAACCGCCTTTATGGACGACTGCAGACCCCTATTGAGTAAGCTCTGTCCCCTACTGGCCGGGCGGGGGCTTGAGCCTAGAGGCGAGTTGTACGTCCGTCTGGACAAACAGAGATTAGCTAGAGGCGAGTTGGCGCTATCTAATTCGGACGACGTTGTCAGGATAAGAATTAAAGGTGGTAAGTGTGGCGAGGGTAATTAG
- a CDS encoding valine--tRNA ligase: MARLKEARWNLEWEEELVRTWEKEGLFAIRLNSEGDFLVIDTPPPYPSGKPHIGGTAHYAQIDMVARFFRMRGYNVIFPFYLDRNGLPVEVQVEKKYGINAHEVPREKFLEMCRSELDSLEREFISVFRRWGMSFTYWDKGTDSEEYRAMTQRTFIELWRRGLIYEAERPTLWCPRCRTALAEAEVEYKEEDTYLNYIKFKVKETGEDIIIATTRPELLPATVAVIFNPGDDRYRRLEGLHALVPPLWQEVPILPHPAANPKFGTGLVMISTFGDTRDLAIVNELKLPIKVIVDEVGRIKEGPYAGLSIREARTKIVQDLERAGLLIRREPLHHTVPVCWRCGTPLEIITTRELFVHQLKFKERLLELADKMEFRPPEFKNMLKDWIKSLELDWPVSRRRYYATEVPLWYCKKGDLLIPIAPEGGKYYRPWRDQPPPEVKAQCPDGELIGDPRVLDTWFDSSISWMYAAGYTKGLGIFDRVYPHKILRPQGYEIIRTWLYYSLLRAFLLHDNIPFKYVRISGMGLDEKGEAMHKSKGNIIDPLPPVQKYGADAVRFWAAAAARLGSDYRYLEPLIKEGRDFATKIWNMARFVSSFEEPSTYKLMPIDKAMLARTHEVSSRVIKAYADFDVYEPALTLYDFLWHEFADHYIELVKSRAYNRDGVFSKDEQNGAIYTLYAVLKYGLKLLAPIMPFVTDRIWRELYGKTIHKERIEDPPAEWAGDTTLFILAKKINSAVWRYKNKLGKSLAEPLGADLYVPEQALQAAEDLRLAHKANAIKAGRGREQIDEEGLVWIG; this comes from the coding sequence GTGGCTAGGCTAAAAGAAGCCAGGTGGAACCTCGAATGGGAGGAGGAGCTCGTTAGGACTTGGGAGAAGGAGGGGCTATTCGCGATAAGGCTCAACTCAGAGGGCGACTTCCTAGTCATAGATACGCCGCCGCCCTATCCGAGCGGTAAGCCCCACATAGGGGGGACGGCGCATTACGCCCAGATAGACATGGTCGCGCGGTTCTTCAGGATGAGGGGATACAACGTCATATTTCCCTTCTACCTCGATAGAAACGGCCTTCCCGTAGAGGTACAGGTGGAGAAGAAATACGGCATAAACGCCCACGAGGTGCCAAGAGAGAAGTTCTTGGAGATGTGTAGATCGGAGCTTGACAGCCTCGAGAGGGAGTTCATCTCGGTGTTTAGGAGGTGGGGCATGTCCTTCACCTATTGGGATAAGGGCACCGACAGCGAGGAGTACCGCGCGATGACTCAAAGGACGTTTATAGAGCTCTGGAGGAGAGGCCTCATATATGAGGCCGAGAGGCCCACCTTGTGGTGTCCTCGTTGCAGGACGGCGCTGGCTGAAGCCGAAGTGGAATATAAAGAGGAGGATACCTATTTGAATTACATAAAGTTTAAAGTCAAAGAGACCGGCGAGGATATAATAATAGCCACTACACGTCCCGAGCTTCTGCCGGCCACTGTGGCTGTTATATTCAATCCGGGCGACGATCGGTATAGGCGGCTAGAGGGCCTACACGCCCTAGTGCCGCCTCTATGGCAGGAAGTGCCCATACTGCCCCACCCAGCCGCAAATCCGAAATTCGGGACTGGGCTAGTCATGATATCAACTTTTGGAGATACGCGCGACCTCGCTATAGTCAACGAGCTGAAACTACCCATTAAGGTCATAGTGGACGAGGTCGGGAGGATTAAAGAGGGGCCCTACGCGGGGCTTTCGATCAGAGAGGCTCGCACCAAGATAGTACAAGATTTAGAGAGAGCAGGACTTCTAATAAGGCGTGAGCCTCTGCACCATACAGTGCCGGTCTGTTGGCGTTGCGGGACGCCTCTGGAGATCATAACAACGAGGGAGCTCTTCGTACACCAGCTCAAATTCAAAGAGCGCTTGTTGGAGCTGGCCGACAAGATGGAGTTCAGACCGCCCGAGTTCAAGAATATGTTGAAGGACTGGATAAAGTCGCTAGAGCTGGACTGGCCCGTATCGCGCCGTCGCTATTACGCCACTGAGGTCCCGCTCTGGTACTGCAAGAAGGGAGATCTGTTAATCCCCATCGCGCCTGAAGGCGGCAAGTACTATAGGCCCTGGCGCGACCAGCCGCCGCCTGAGGTCAAAGCACAATGTCCCGATGGGGAGCTCATAGGCGACCCTAGAGTCCTTGATACTTGGTTCGACTCATCAATAAGTTGGATGTATGCGGCGGGCTACACTAAGGGCCTAGGCATCTTCGATAGAGTATACCCCCACAAGATATTGAGGCCCCAAGGCTACGAGATCATTAGGACTTGGCTCTACTACTCGTTGTTAAGGGCCTTTCTGCTTCACGATAATATACCTTTCAAGTACGTGAGAATCAGCGGCATGGGCCTCGACGAGAAGGGAGAGGCCATGCACAAATCTAAGGGCAATATAATAGACCCGTTGCCGCCAGTGCAGAAATACGGAGCCGACGCAGTGAGGTTCTGGGCCGCCGCGGCGGCCAGGCTAGGAAGTGACTATCGCTATTTGGAGCCGTTGATAAAAGAGGGGCGCGATTTTGCCACGAAGATATGGAACATGGCGCGCTTCGTCTCGTCCTTCGAGGAGCCCTCTACCTACAAGCTGATGCCTATCGACAAGGCCATGTTGGCTAGGACCCACGAGGTCTCGTCTAGGGTAATAAAGGCCTATGCCGACTTCGACGTTTACGAACCTGCGTTGACTCTCTACGATTTCTTGTGGCATGAATTCGCCGACCACTACATAGAGCTGGTGAAGTCTAGGGCATATAATAGAGACGGCGTCTTCTCCAAGGACGAACAGAACGGCGCTATTTATACCCTCTACGCAGTCTTGAAGTACGGCTTGAAGCTATTGGCGCCCATAATGCCCTTCGTGACCGACAGGATCTGGCGTGAGCTCTACGGCAAGACCATACATAAGGAACGGATAGAAGACCCGCCGGCGGAGTGGGCGGGAGATACAACTTTGTTCATATTGGCTAAGAAGATAAACAGCGCCGTCTGGCGGTATAAGAACAAGTTGGGAAAGAGCTTAGCCGAGCCGCTCGGAGCCGACCTCTACGTCCCCGAACAAGCGCTACAGGCGGCCGAAGATTTGCGGCTAGCACATAAGGCCAACGCGATAAAGGCCGGAAGGGGCAGAGAGCAAATAGACGAGGAGGGGCTGGTCTGGATAGGCTAG
- a CDS encoding TIGR00269 family protein → MPLCTSCGKRPAQFFRRSSGEKLCLPCLFRSIEDRVRRTIREEKMIEPGDRVAIAISGGKDSLVLLDILGKLYKRGYFRGVEFEAFTINEGHPYSCFYRMSRTDFVKKLASEYGIPYSVYTFKEVFGHSALEVAERLWRNNIDVHMCTIDGVLRRKAMNLIGKRRGWTKIATAHNLDDEAQTVMLNVLMGNLKRFAWFNLEDAEEKDLVRRIKPLKYIREEEIALYAHYHGIPFMELECPYVYNNPRYNLKFLLAELEEKMPNVKYNLVSVGRQLADILSAERGTYSRCKYCGAPSAREVCRACELFERAGLLESYLKNISSYLKSDATAFV, encoded by the coding sequence ATGCCGCTCTGTACTTCTTGCGGGAAGAGGCCGGCGCAGTTCTTCCGTAGGAGTAGCGGCGAGAAGCTATGTCTGCCTTGTCTCTTCAGATCTATTGAGGACAGGGTGAGGCGTACTATCCGTGAGGAGAAAATGATAGAGCCGGGCGATAGAGTGGCCATAGCCATATCCGGCGGCAAGGACAGCTTAGTTCTCCTCGACATATTAGGCAAGCTGTACAAAAGGGGTTACTTCAGAGGCGTGGAGTTCGAGGCTTTTACGATAAACGAGGGGCACCCCTATAGTTGTTTTTATAGGATGAGTAGGACCGATTTTGTCAAGAAGCTGGCAAGCGAGTACGGAATACCATATTCGGTATATACGTTCAAGGAGGTCTTCGGCCACAGCGCGCTTGAAGTAGCCGAGAGGCTCTGGAGGAACAACATCGACGTCCATATGTGCACAATAGACGGCGTCCTTAGGCGTAAAGCCATGAACCTAATAGGCAAGAGACGCGGCTGGACTAAAATAGCCACTGCGCATAATCTAGACGACGAGGCCCAGACCGTCATGCTCAATGTGCTTATGGGCAACTTGAAGCGCTTCGCCTGGTTCAACCTAGAGGACGCAGAGGAGAAGGACCTCGTCAGGCGTATAAAGCCCCTCAAGTACATAAGGGAGGAGGAAATTGCGTTGTATGCGCACTACCACGGGATACCCTTCATGGAGCTCGAATGTCCATATGTCTACAACAACCCTAGGTACAACCTCAAGTTCCTGTTGGCCGAACTGGAGGAGAAGATGCCTAACGTGAAGTATAACCTAGTTAGCGTCGGCCGCCAGCTTGCAGACATATTGAGCGCAGAGAGGGGGACCTACAGCCGGTGTAAATACTGCGGGGCCCCTTCGGCTAGAGAGGTATGTAGAGCTTGTGAGCTGTTTGAGAGGGCCGGTCTCCTCGAGAGCTACTTGAAAAATATTTCAAGCTATTTGAAGTCTGACGCAACCGCCTTCGTCTAA
- a CDS encoding FAD-dependent thymidylate synthase has protein sequence MKLVDPRVVLMGSWGSEAFVAALADILYRGADPAEALKAPQATVERRVAGFYRQGHWSVFEFMGVQFLVECSRACHTQFIRHRMASYWAESQRYVDYTKRELRFVVPRGFPTEVLQRAYEDYLKLRGSFRPEYARMALPNAAAVRFAVQMNARELLLSFTPLRCAYPAQAEIRHVCWQAFAIAWRLWPTLARLVWEDLPNLHRDFCTGVPKGEDCRLYAIRDAEEKHGPLPEKPWLEQVAVKS, from the coding sequence ATGAAACTTGTAGATCCCCGCGTAGTTCTCATGGGCTCGTGGGGCTCCGAGGCCTTCGTGGCGGCGCTGGCCGATATACTATACAGAGGGGCCGACCCAGCCGAGGCCCTCAAGGCGCCCCAAGCGACGGTGGAGAGGCGCGTGGCCGGCTTCTACAGGCAGGGCCATTGGTCTGTCTTCGAGTTCATGGGGGTCCAATTTCTAGTGGAATGTTCAAGGGCGTGCCACACGCAGTTCATAAGGCACAGGATGGCCTCCTACTGGGCCGAGTCGCAACGCTATGTGGACTACACCAAGCGGGAACTTCGCTTCGTAGTGCCGAGGGGCTTCCCAACGGAGGTCCTGCAGAGGGCCTACGAGGACTACCTCAAGCTGAGGGGCTCCTTCAGGCCAGAGTACGCCAGGATGGCTCTCCCCAACGCGGCGGCCGTAAGGTTCGCCGTCCAGATGAACGCGCGGGAGTTGCTTCTGTCCTTCACCCCGCTTAGATGCGCCTATCCGGCACAGGCCGAGATTAGGCACGTCTGCTGGCAGGCATTCGCCATAGCCTGGAGGCTCTGGCCGACCCTCGCGAGGCTGGTCTGGGAGGACCTGCCCAACCTACATAGGGACTTCTGCACCGGCGTGCCGAAAGGCGAGGACTGCCGCCTTTACGCCATAAGGGACGCCGAGGAGAAGCATGGGCCGCTACCCGAGAAGCCGTGGTTGGAACAAGTCGCCGTAAAGTCTTGA